TAAGGCAATCCAGAAAGTACTTTGGCTACAAAGGCCGAAATTTTTTTAGCTACTTCTAAGTTTATAAAATAAACCCCGCGTTTTCCGTTTTTAATAACATACGTTCGGGTTTGAATTTCATAAAAATCTGAAATAAAACCAACCGAAGGCAATCCGGCGGGCCTTAAATTCTTCATTTTAAAAGCTACCAACGATATGTAATATTTACCACTGTAGCTATCTAAAGATAAATGATCGGGAACTAAAAAGCGTAAATCGGCATGATCTACTTCAAAATGTAAAAACAGCACATCTTCCCATTCTTGGTAATATTGCCAATTTGTAGTTGGTTTTTCCCAGGGGCGGTGAGAAACTTCGGTTAAAAATTCATCTCCTTTTTTCATAATTACTGTTTATATATAAATTTAAACGTAAAAAAACACGGATTTTATATATTAAACATGATTTTTTTAGTTTTTGGTAATAAGATGATGAAATACGTCGGTCTGTTTTAGTAAAACACTGAATAATTCTTTACCTTTGTAAGCAAAGTAAAAAACTTATTTGCTCTTGAAATTTGTAAACAAAATAGCAATTCCTTTTTTTGTGTTTTTAATGATGGGTGTTATCGTTAAAAACTCGGCTTTGTGTTTGTTGTACGAATATCAGAAGGATTTGTTTGTTGAGATTTTTTGTGAAAACATTACAAAACCCGATATGCATTGTGACGGAAAATGTATGTTAGCAAAAATGCAAGCAGAACAAAACGAGCAAGAAGCAACTC
This genomic window from Flavobacterium agricola contains:
- a CDS encoding YqjF family protein, giving the protein MKKGDEFLTEVSHRPWEKPTTNWQYYQEWEDVLFLHFEVDHADLRFLVPDHLSLDSYSGKYYISLVAFKMKNLRPAGLPSVGFISDFYEIQTRTYVIKNGKRGVYFINLEVAKKISAFVAKVLSGLPYEKSDITRSATAYNNINNHKGYFLDVTFSTENQIDIKKDFDTWLTERYALFLYKNNALRVFEIHHEPLALHHVHVEKLNIHYQIRNLKIESYTLIACHYVPGIQMVSWSPVAVE